The Anaerosporomusa subterranea nucleotide sequence TGTTATTGGCGTTTTATGCTGGGCGACTCGGTTTATCGTTACCACTAAGCTAGGGCAAGAGTTCCGGTCGTTAGGCCAAGACTTACATATCGCCCAAATTGCTGGCATCAGCACCGACAAAGTCAGAATTATTGCCATTACTATTTCTACTGTGCTGGCGGCCTGGGGCCAAATTATCTTTTTGCAAAACATCGGCACCTTAAATACCTATGCCAGCCACGAACAGGTAGGCATGTTTGCCATTGCCGCACTGCTGATTGGCGGAGCAACCGTGACTAAGGCGACCATCAGTGACGCGATAATCGGCACAGTGTTATTCCATTTGTTGTTTATCGCCTCACCGCAAGCCGGCAATAATTTGTTTGGTGATGCGCAAATCGGCGAATTCTTCCGTGTGTTCATAGCCTATGGCGTGATTGGTATGTCATTGTTACTGCATGCTTGGCATAAGTACTTAACTGCTAAGAAAAAGTTTTTCGAAGTCTAACTTCACTCATTATGAAATAGAGCATTAGCGCCACGAAGCCCGCAAGTGTCGCAATACGGCAATTTAGTAAATTGCTTTTATTTCTTTGCGCCGCTTGCGCCTTATAGCGCGCATTGCGTTAAATGTTTTCCTGTACCCTGAAAATCGGTATAGCGTTTTTATTATCTAAGCAGTTCTCGAAGTCGAGGACTGCTCTTTTTATCCAAGCAACCTACACTCTTTAGCCGCGTGGTGTGTTAATATATTCTTTATTCTTTTACCTGTTTGGGGTAAAATAGATAGTGAGAAAAAGTGATAATGTTTATCATTATCAACGCGGAGGTGGCGCTTTGAACCGGCAAGTATCTTTAGATCAAGCTGAAACCAACTCGTCGTGGCAAGTAACCTCTGTGGGCGGTGAGGGAATGCTCAGAGCACGTATGTTGCAGATGGGGATTGTACCGGGAGCGAAAGTAAAAGTTATTCGCCGGGCACCCTTTTCCGATCCGGTGGAGATACAAGTGAGAGGCTATCGCATTGCGCTCAGGCAGGAAGAATGTCGCTATATTGTTGTATCTGCTGCGTCAAGCTAGCTGCTAGGTGATGACTATGGATTTATCTGTCGCCCTTTTGGGTAATCCCAATGTTGGGAAAAGCGCTTTGTTCAACACCCTCACCGGTGGTAAACAAGAGGTCGGTAACTGGTGTGGGCAGACGACTCAGATATGCACACTTTCTGTCCCCATGCCAGACGGAACAGTGTCTTTTCATGATTTGCCGGGAGTCTATGGTTTAGGTGGCTATAGCCCTGAAGAAATAATGGTTAACCAGTTTTTCCGCGAGTCGCCACCAGATGTGGTACTGCTGATGGTTAGTGCAACAGAACTTGAACACGGGTTGTATTTGGTACTAGAAGCACTTGAACGATTTCAGCGTTGCATGGTGCTGATTAATAAAATGGAGTCTGCGCTACAAGCAGGCATTGTTATTGACAGTCGGAGCCTGGAAAAACAATTAGGGGTTAGGGTGCTGACAAAAGGCGAGCTGTTGGATAAACCGTTATTACTCTCGGTTGTACAGGAAACCGCAGTAAAACCATACCAGTCAGGATATTCAGTGCAATATCCGCAATCGGTTGAACAAGCTGTACTTCAGAGTCAGCTAGATAGTAACCGTGGCGAAGTTCTAAACCAATTAGCGTTGAGTGATGAAACTTTGCAGATGGAGATAATCAGCGCCCGTCACCAAGCGGCTGAAACCTTAGCAGCAGGGTGCATCCAAAAGCTGAATCGTAAAGCAACCTGGTCAGACAGGATTGACCACTGGGCATTACATCCCTGGTTGGGAGTCCCCATTATGTTGTTGCTATTCGGCTTCATGTTTTACATAACCTTTGATTTAACTCGCCCCTTATCCGCTTTAGTCAGCGGTTGGTTTGACGACTTTGGTGTTTGGTTGCATGTTGTTTTGCCGCAATGGGGTTTTCCGGACTCTCTGGTGAGCTTGTTGGCAGACGGTGTGATTAAAGGTGTGGGTTCTACTCTGGGATTTTTGCCGCAGATGGTCTTTTTCTTTTTTTTATACAACCTGATTCAGGGCAGCGGCTATATCAGCAGGGTTGCATTTCTCACTGACCGGGTGATGACGGCTTTTGGGTTAAACGGGAAAATATTTATCCCGCTGGTTGTTGGTTGCACTTGCAATGTTAACGGTATTCTAGCAGCGAGGATTTTGACTGGAAAATATGATCGGACGGTTGCCATTCTGGCTAGTGCTTATGCACCCTGTTCAGCCAGGCTTGGCGTCATGGTATTTTTGGTATCGGCATTTTTTGATTCCACCAAAGCAACACTGGTGATGTTGGCGTTACTTGCCATTAGCATATTGCTGATGGCGTCTGTAGCCCATCTGGTACGCTGGTTTATTGTTGCGGAAGAACAAGGCACGTTTTTGATGGAGGTCCCTCCTTACCAGTTGCCGCAGTGGCGTAATCTTCTTCTATTAACTGGTCAACGAACTCTGCATTTTTTACGGCGGATTAAGAATGTAGTTGTGATTTCGTCTGTGGTTGTGTGGTATCTGTCAAACTACCCGGCTGGTCCATTTAGCGAAACCTATATCGCCCGCATTGGCTTGGCGCTTGAACCGTTAGGCGCGTTGATGGGCTTGAATTGGCAATTAATTGTGGCGCTCATTCTTGGCTTCTCGGCAAAAGAAACAGCGCTAGGCGCTTTAGGCATACTTTATCATGCCTCTGACAGTTCAGCCGGTTTAGCGGAAGTTCTTAAGTCAGCGATTGATCCGGTGTCAGCGTTTACCTTTTTACTAGTTTATATGATTTACACTCCGTGTTTGACAACGATCTTCATGATGCGTCAAGAAACTAACAGCTGGCGAGTGGCAATCATTTCGATTGTCGGCAATCTGGTCTTCTCACTGATATTAGGCATGGCTGCTTATCACGCCGGGACGTTCTTTGTTGGACAGTGAACAGGGAGGGAGAATTTAGCACGAGCGCCACGATCGCCACGACGTGAGTACAATTACAAAAAAATGTCCGTTGTGGGGCTAGTGCGGCTAGTAAAGTTAGTGCTATCGTCCTACCCCGGTTTGACGTTTTCCTTTTTTGTCTTGCCTTTGGCAGGACTTTAGTCTTTTTTCGCGAATCCTGATTCTATCTATTGTTTAGAGGGAAGGTGTAGTCAGATATGGCTTTTCGCAGAACGGTTTTGATCAAGCTGCTTCTGTTTTTGATAATGTTTGCAGGCTTTGCGATCAGCCATCCTCAGCTCGCCGCTGCTGAGCCGGTCAGAGTCGCCGTAGTGCCATATATTAATTCGTCTGGCGAAAACCGCTCTGTAGTTGATGCGACGATTGCCAGCAAGTTGGAGGGCTATTTTCAATCAGGTAATTATGTGATGGTGCCTCCCGGGGAAGTTGCAGATTTTCTGGCAAAAAGTGGTTATGATGCGACTCCCATGTTGCTGCCGGAAAAAGATGTTTTACTGGCTCTGGCCCGTGCTACCGGCGCAGACGCGGTATTAGCCATGGACTTTGCGAGAATTCAAGCGAACCGGCGCTACTCATGGTTTTATTCCTATACAATCGGCAGTGTTAGTATTTATGCTAAAGCATTATCGGTATCTGATAATAACTTTATTAGTCTGCGTATTGAAAAACAGGAAAAACTGAGAGCCTCACGGTTTGGTCCAGGGGTGAAAGAAAGAGTCGCCATCGGTGCTGGTATCGAAGCAGCGATGGATGATATGTTTGCGAAACTGCCGTTTTGAAATGATACAACGACCTAGAGACTTGCGAGATACAACTCGCAAGTCTTTTTGTAACGTCTAGAAAGTATAGTGCTAGTGCAACGGAGGACGTTTTTCCACAGAGGAACCTGAGGTCACACAGAGGACACAGCGGCGGAGGAATAAATAAGTTCCTCTTTATCACTCTGTGACCTCTGTGAAATGGTAATTCCCTTTGCGCTCTTTGACTCTTGCGATCTTTGTGTTATACTTCTTTTCTCCCAAAGACCGCCGTTAGCAGTTTTTCTTACGTCTAACCAACTTAGTCTGTGAACACACTAGAAAAGGGTTTTCTCCATCCAAAAACGAATAGTTACCATACTTTTCCCTGGAGGTTTCACCGATGGAGCATACTGATATTGCCGCTAGGCGTTGGTTGGTGTTTGCGGTAACCGCTGTCGGCACATTTATGTCTACTCTAGACAGTAGTATTGTGAATGTAGCCATGCCGACTCTAGCTGCTGAACTATCAGCAAGTATAGATTTGGCGCAATGGGTGGTCACTGCGTATCTGTTGGCAATTACCAGTCTGCTACTGCCTTTCGGCAGACTAGGCGATATGATTGGACGGAGGAAGGTATACTCTTTTGGTTTCTTAATCTTCACAGCAGGATCAGCGCTGTGCGCAGTCTCTGCCGGAATAGTCCAGCTGATTGCAGCGCGAGTAACTCAGGCCGTTGGGGCAGCAATGCTGATGGCCAATGCACCGGCGATCATTACATTGGCGTTTCCGCCGGAAGGGCGGGGGCAAGCGCTTGGCATGAGTGGAACCGTGGTCGCACTAGGCTCAATGACTGGACCGGCGCTAGGCGGCATACTTGTTGGCGCATTTGGCTGGGAATCGGTTTTTACGATTAATCTTCCTATCGGCTTGGCAGGGGCGGTGTTTGCCTGGATGCTGCTGCCGGATGAAGCAGGCAAACATAGCGAACCGTTTGACAGTGTTGGCGCTGGGCTATTTGGCTTAGCGATGACCGCGCTGTTGCTTTCAGTCAGTTTGGGTCAAAGCAGGGGCTGGCTCTCACTAA carries:
- a CDS encoding FeoA family protein; translation: MNRQVSLDQAETNSSWQVTSVGGEGMLRARMLQMGIVPGAKVKVIRRAPFSDPVEIQVRGYRIALRQEECRYIVVSAASS
- the feoB gene encoding ferrous iron transport protein B; translated protein: MDLSVALLGNPNVGKSALFNTLTGGKQEVGNWCGQTTQICTLSVPMPDGTVSFHDLPGVYGLGGYSPEEIMVNQFFRESPPDVVLLMVSATELEHGLYLVLEALERFQRCMVLINKMESALQAGIVIDSRSLEKQLGVRVLTKGELLDKPLLLSVVQETAVKPYQSGYSVQYPQSVEQAVLQSQLDSNRGEVLNQLALSDETLQMEIISARHQAAETLAAGCIQKLNRKATWSDRIDHWALHPWLGVPIMLLLFGFMFYITFDLTRPLSALVSGWFDDFGVWLHVVLPQWGFPDSLVSLLADGVIKGVGSTLGFLPQMVFFFFLYNLIQGSGYISRVAFLTDRVMTAFGLNGKIFIPLVVGCTCNVNGILAARILTGKYDRTVAILASAYAPCSARLGVMVFLVSAFFDSTKATLVMLALLAISILLMASVAHLVRWFIVAEEQGTFLMEVPPYQLPQWRNLLLLTGQRTLHFLRRIKNVVVISSVVVWYLSNYPAGPFSETYIARIGLALEPLGALMGLNWQLIVALILGFSAKETALGALGILYHASDSSAGLAEVLKSAIDPVSAFTFLLVYMIYTPCLTTIFMMRQETNSWRVAIISIVGNLVFSLILGMAAYHAGTFFVGQ